Proteins encoded in a region of the Pleurocapsa minor HA4230-MV1 genome:
- a CDS encoding crossover junction endodeoxyribonuclease RuvC, translating to MNQTWLGIDPGLATIGWAFLEEVKALDARLLEFGTIETSKQLTTSERLLEIEQNMVELIAEFRPAHIAIEMPFFGRSIKAAGGVLQAFGVINLVCYREMGIQPVYLHQSSWKCHLGYGKADKNEVAGMVQVLFDLETLPIDDSVDAIGIGYAGLCGLRNNIS from the coding sequence ATGAATCAAACCTGGTTGGGAATTGACCCTGGACTAGCAACAATTGGTTGGGCATTTTTAGAAGAGGTTAAAGCCCTAGATGCACGATTACTAGAATTTGGAACGATAGAAACTAGTAAACAGTTAACCACATCTGAAAGACTGCTGGAAATCGAGCAGAACATGGTGGAATTGATCGCTGAATTTCGACCCGCACACATAGCGATTGAGATGCCCTTCTTTGGTAGAAGCATCAAGGCAGCAGGAGGAGTATTACAAGCCTTTGGCGTGATTAATTTAGTCTGTTACCGAGAGATGGGGATTCAACCTGTATATCTACATCAATCAAGTTGGAAATGTCATCTAGGTTATGGCAAAGCGGATAAGAATGAAGTAGCAGGGATGGTACAGGTTTTATTCGATTTAGAAACTTTGCCAATTGATGATAGCGTTGATGCCATTGGTATTGGTTATGCGGGTTTGTGTGGCTTGAGGAATAATATTAGTTGA
- a CDS encoding ParA family protein, with translation MTIFSICNIKGGSGKSTTAIHLVSFLSNHGFKTALVDCDGQQSLSAWANSVDSLKELTIFKSTDTDEIEDEIIKLESSYDAVVVDTAGSSEETMKIVISLSDRVVIPLSPSSLDITSTVATIKQVVRARRRAAKNISATVFLNKVVKNTTLLKETRELFADFEDIKFSSVEIPHTQRIIRLTSDKQTAFDSKSNEDLANLYSQLFAQII, from the coding sequence ATGACGATTTTTTCAATTTGCAATATAAAAGGCGGTAGTGGCAAAAGTACAACAGCTATTCACTTAGTAAGTTTCTTATCAAATCATGGCTTCAAGACTGCCTTGGTAGATTGTGATGGACAACAATCATTAAGCGCCTGGGCCAACTCGGTGGATTCTTTGAAGGAGCTGACGATCTTTAAAAGTACCGATACTGATGAAATTGAAGACGAGATTATTAAGTTAGAGAGTAGCTACGATGCGGTAGTAGTAGATACAGCAGGGAGTTCAGAAGAAACTATGAAAATTGTAATCAGCCTCAGCGATCGGGTTGTTATACCCCTGTCTCCCTCGTCGTTAGATATTACTTCAACAGTCGCGACTATAAAACAGGTAGTTCGGGCAAGAAGACGAGCAGCTAAAAATATTTCAGCCACGGTATTTTTAAATAAAGTTGTGAAAAATACCACATTACTAAAAGAAACTAGAGAGCTATTTGCGGATTTTGAGGATATTAAATTTAGTTCTGTAGAAATTCCTCACACTCAGAGAATAATTAGGCTAACCTCTGACAAGCAGACAGCATTTGACAGCAAATCTAATGAAGATCTTGCTAATTTATACAGCCAATTGTTCGCTCAGATAATTTAA
- a CDS encoding ParB N-terminal domain-containing protein has translation MNSLILDTDKTAKGKGRFIALTEITVLSWIKNLIPPRSEEEQRLLLENIEDNGQQTPALVTQLDGHKYVLVDGHGRYEALQQLQESSIWVVSQKFKDEQAIKDAMLRIQLGRRNLSENVRIRLIGEIWNRRTQLSEEGQADPLTRKELANQTKTSESTVKRAAKYASAVDKIESVVPGARAIMDDPSTPRAIAEPLVEIASINPELAKNILAQVSSEESDKAKNKVFKKALAEAQRSGGQSDPPNRKEKSQKINLSPEIVELVMPIAKSNNLSLATQIENLIKEHLAEINE, from the coding sequence ATGAATTCGTTAATTCTAGATACTGATAAAACTGCCAAAGGAAAAGGAAGATTCATAGCTTTAACTGAAATTACTGTTTTGAGTTGGATTAAAAATTTAATCCCGCCCCGGTCTGAAGAAGAGCAAAGACTTTTGCTCGAAAATATTGAGGATAATGGACAACAAACCCCCGCTCTAGTCACACAGCTTGATGGTCATAAATACGTTTTAGTAGACGGTCATGGACGCTATGAAGCGCTGCAACAACTACAAGAAAGTTCAATTTGGGTTGTCAGTCAGAAATTTAAGGATGAGCAGGCTATCAAAGATGCCATGCTACGCATTCAATTGGGAAGACGCAATCTAAGTGAAAATGTCAGGATACGTCTTATTGGCGAGATTTGGAATCGAAGAACTCAACTTTCAGAGGAGGGTCAGGCTGACCCCCTGACCAGGAAAGAATTGGCCAATCAAACTAAAACCAGTGAAAGTACAGTTAAAAGGGCTGCCAAATATGCCTCTGCCGTTGACAAGATTGAGTCTGTGGTTCCTGGAGCTAGAGCAATAATGGACGATCCTTCTACTCCCAGGGCGATCGCCGAACCATTAGTCGAGATTGCCAGCATCAATCCCGAACTAGCTAAGAATATTCTCGCTCAAGTTTCCTCTGAAGAATCTGATAAGGCTAAAAATAAAGTGTTCAAGAAAGCCCTAGCCGAGGCTCAAAGGTCGGGGGGTCAGTCTGACCCCCCGAACAGAAAAGAAAAGTCTCAAAAAATAAATCTATCTCCCGAAATTGTTGAATTGGTGATGCCCATTGCCAAGTCTAATAACTTATCATTGGCAACCCAGATTGAAAATCTAATTAAAGAGCATTTAGCGGAAATTAATGAGTAA